A window of Xylophilus sp. GW821-FHT01B05 contains these coding sequences:
- the otsA gene encoding alpha,alpha-trehalose-phosphate synthase (UDP-forming), with the protein MSRLVVVSNRVADPRKAAAGGLAVALGETLNRTGGMWFGWSGTVLENGTPGEGELHKQQAGAVTLATVDLCKEDHDSFYLGYSNGVLWPVFHYRLDLAHFDAGHVAGYRRVNQLFARKLLPLLKDDDTIWVHDYHLIPLAAELRAMGCKQKIGFFLHIPLPPQQILAAIPQHEWLMRSLFSYDVVGLQSETDASHFSRYVEGELGAEVLGDHMFRAFGSTIRAQAFPIGIDVDEFAALTHAKEGRDTYERMREEYARRRLLIGVDRLDYSKGIPHRIRAFRELLANYPENRDSATLIQIASPTRESVEAYNDIRQELEGLCGAINGDYGELDWMPIRYIHRVVARKRIPGICRAAAVGLVTPLRDGMNLVAKEYVAAQDPGDPGVLVLSRFAGAAEQMKEALLVNPYDAHGTAEVIQRALRMPQEERRERHQKLLQGIRDHDVHWWRKTFLDALARQ; encoded by the coding sequence ATGAGCAGGCTTGTAGTCGTTTCAAACCGCGTGGCCGACCCGCGCAAGGCTGCCGCCGGCGGCTTGGCCGTGGCACTGGGCGAAACCCTCAATCGCACTGGCGGCATGTGGTTTGGCTGGAGTGGCACCGTGCTGGAGAACGGCACGCCGGGCGAAGGCGAGCTGCACAAGCAGCAGGCCGGCGCGGTGACGCTGGCCACGGTGGACCTGTGCAAGGAAGACCACGACAGCTTCTACCTGGGCTACAGCAATGGCGTGCTGTGGCCGGTGTTCCATTACCGGCTGGACCTGGCGCACTTCGACGCCGGCCACGTGGCCGGCTACCGGCGCGTGAACCAGTTGTTTGCACGCAAGCTGCTGCCGCTGCTGAAGGACGACGACACCATCTGGGTGCACGACTACCACCTGATCCCGCTGGCGGCCGAGCTGCGCGCCATGGGCTGCAAGCAGAAGATCGGTTTCTTCCTGCACATACCGCTGCCGCCGCAGCAGATTCTGGCCGCCATCCCGCAGCACGAGTGGCTGATGCGCTCGCTGTTCTCTTACGACGTGGTGGGCCTGCAGAGCGAGACCGATGCCAGCCACTTCTCGCGCTATGTCGAGGGCGAGCTGGGCGCCGAGGTGCTGGGCGACCACATGTTCCGCGCCTTTGGCAGCACCATCCGCGCGCAGGCCTTCCCGATCGGCATCGACGTGGACGAATTTGCCGCGCTCACCCACGCCAAGGAGGGCCGCGACACCTACGAGCGCATGCGCGAGGAATACGCGCGCCGGCGCCTGCTGATCGGCGTGGACCGGCTCGACTACTCCAAGGGCATACCGCACCGCATCCGCGCCTTCCGCGAGCTGCTGGCCAACTACCCCGAGAACCGCGACAGCGCCACGCTGATCCAGATCGCCTCGCCCACGCGCGAAAGCGTGGAGGCCTACAACGACATCCGGCAAGAGCTGGAAGGCCTGTGCGGCGCCATCAACGGCGACTACGGCGAGCTGGACTGGATGCCGATCCGCTACATCCACCGCGTTGTGGCGCGCAAGCGCATCCCCGGCATCTGCCGCGCTGCGGCCGTGGGCCTGGTGACGCCGCTGCGCGACGGCATGAACCTGGTGGCCAAGGAGTACGTGGCCGCGCAAGACCCGGGCGACCCCGGCGTGCTGGTGCTGTCGCGCTTTGCCGGCGCGGCCGAGCAGATGAAGGAGGCGCTGCTGGTCAACCCCTACGACGCCCACGGTACGGCCGAGGTGATCCAGCGCGCGCTGCGCATGCCCCAGGAAGAGCGCCGCGAACGCCACCAGAAGCTGCTGCAAGGCATACGCGACCACGACGTGCACTGGTGGCGCAAGACCTTCCTGGACGCGCTGGCAAGGCAATGA
- a CDS encoding ABC transporter ATP-binding protein/permease, producing the protein MRRYGEAATISAPGAPATAAPVPARSDWATLARLFPYLWQYKWRVLAALSFLVGAKVANVGVPLLLKQLVDRMTPHGAPGVQAVLLVPVALLLAYGLLRLMTSIFTELRELVFAKATEGASRSISLQVFRHLHALSLRFHLERQTGGMTRDIERGTRGVQSLISYSLYSIIPTLIEVGLVLSILAVKFDAWFAVITGVALVVYIVFTVTVTEWRTQFRRKMNELDSAAHSRAIDSLLNYETVKYFNNEDYEARRYDERLERYRRVAVKSQTTLSFLNGGQQSIIAIGLVAMLWRATQGVVDGRMTLGDLVMVNAFMIQLYIPLGFLGVIYREIKQSLTDLDKMFTLMEQEREIADAPGALPLVAPPEGVAVRFESVQFAYHPSRPILHDISFEIPVGKTVAVVGPSGSGKSTLARLLFRFYDVEAGRISLADQDIRAVTQSSLRQAIGIVPQDTVLFNDSIGYNIGYGRPGAAQAEVEEAARAARIHGFISALPQGYDTPVGERGLKLSGGEKQRVAIARTLLKNPPVLIFDEATSALDSANERAIQAELHDAAAGKTALVIAHRLSTIADAHEILVMEAGRIIERGTHAALIAAQGRYAQMWALQQSGE; encoded by the coding sequence ATGCGACGTTACGGCGAAGCCGCCACCATTTCCGCGCCCGGCGCGCCTGCCACGGCGGCACCGGTGCCGGCCCGCTCCGACTGGGCCACGCTGGCCCGGCTCTTTCCCTATCTGTGGCAGTACAAGTGGCGGGTGCTGGCGGCGCTCAGCTTCCTGGTCGGCGCCAAGGTGGCCAATGTGGGCGTGCCGCTGTTGCTGAAGCAACTGGTGGACCGCATGACGCCGCACGGTGCACCCGGCGTGCAGGCGGTGCTGCTGGTGCCGGTGGCGCTGCTGCTGGCCTATGGCTTGCTGCGGCTGATGACCTCGATCTTCACCGAGCTGCGCGAGCTGGTGTTTGCCAAGGCCACCGAGGGCGCCTCGCGCAGCATCTCGCTGCAGGTGTTCCGGCACCTGCATGCGCTCAGCCTGCGTTTTCACCTGGAGCGCCAGACCGGCGGCATGACGCGCGACATCGAGCGCGGCACGCGCGGCGTGCAGTCGCTGATCTCGTACTCGCTCTACAGCATCATCCCGACCCTGATCGAGGTCGGGCTGGTGCTGTCCATCCTGGCGGTGAAGTTCGACGCCTGGTTTGCCGTCATCACCGGCGTGGCGCTGGTGGTCTACATCGTCTTCACCGTCACGGTGACCGAGTGGCGCACCCAGTTCCGCCGCAAGATGAACGAGCTGGATTCCGCCGCCCACAGCCGCGCCATCGACTCGCTGCTGAACTACGAGACCGTCAAGTACTTCAACAACGAAGACTACGAGGCGCGGCGCTACGACGAGCGGCTGGAGCGCTACCGCCGCGTCGCGGTCAAGAGCCAGACCACGCTCAGCTTTCTCAATGGCGGGCAGCAAAGCATCATTGCCATAGGCCTGGTGGCCATGCTCTGGCGCGCCACGCAGGGCGTGGTCGATGGCCGCATGACGCTGGGCGATCTGGTGATGGTCAACGCCTTCATGATCCAGCTCTACATCCCGCTGGGTTTTCTGGGCGTGATCTACCGCGAGATCAAGCAAAGCCTGACTGACCTGGACAAGATGTTCACGCTGATGGAGCAAGAGCGCGAGATCGCCGATGCGCCCGGTGCCTTGCCGTTGGTGGCGCCGCCTGAAGGCGTGGCCGTGCGCTTCGAGTCGGTGCAGTTCGCCTACCACCCGTCGCGGCCGATCCTGCACGACATCAGCTTCGAGATCCCGGTGGGCAAGACGGTGGCGGTGGTCGGGCCCTCGGGCTCGGGCAAGTCGACGTTGGCGCGGCTGCTGTTTCGCTTCTATGACGTGGAGGCCGGCCGCATCAGCCTGGCCGATCAAGACATCCGCGCCGTGACCCAGTCCAGCCTGCGCCAGGCGATCGGCATCGTGCCGCAGGACACGGTGCTGTTCAACGACAGCATTGGCTACAACATCGGCTACGGCCGCCCCGGTGCCGCACAGGCAGAGGTGGAAGAGGCGGCGCGCGCCGCGCGCATCCACGGCTTCATCAGCGCGCTGCCGCAGGGCTACGACACGCCGGTGGGCGAGCGCGGGCTGAAGCTGTCCGGCGGCGAGAAGCAGCGCGTGGCCATCGCCCGCACCTTGCTCAAGAACCCGCCGGTGCTGATCTTCGACGAGGCGACATCGGCGCTGGACTCCGCCAACGAGCGCGCCATCCAGGCCGAGCTGCACGACGCCGCCGCCGGCAAGACCGCGCTGGTGATTGCCCACCGCCTGTCCACCATCGCCGACGCGCACGAGATCCTGGTGATGGAGGCCGGCCGCATCATCGAGCGCGGCACCCACGCCGCGCTGATCGCCGCCCAAGGCCGCTACGCCCAGATGTGGGCGCTGCAGCAAAGCGGCGAATGA
- a CDS encoding 2-hydroxyacid dehydrogenase — MTKPLVLLISSLDDAYRAQIAERYELLYAPKPAERAAQIAARGAEVRAVLTIGTVGLTAAEMDAMPKLELVCTLGVGYERVEIDAARARGIALANGAGTNDDSVADQALGLLIAAVRRIPQSDRACRDGIWRDALPMSPQVSGKRMGILGLGTIGRKIAQRARGFDIEVGYHNRKPREGVPYTYFSTLTALAEWCDFLIVATPGGAGTLHMVNAEVLTALGPRGYLVNIARGSVVDTAALADALAHHRIAGAALDVYESEPERPETLLGFPELVLSPHVSGRSPEAIQNTVSRFIANADGHFAGQGVVSPI; from the coding sequence ATGACCAAGCCTCTTGTTCTTCTGATCAGTTCCCTGGACGACGCCTACCGCGCCCAGATCGCCGAGCGCTACGAGCTGCTCTACGCGCCCAAGCCGGCCGAGCGCGCCGCGCAGATCGCCGCGCGCGGCGCTGAGGTGCGTGCCGTGCTCACCATAGGCACGGTCGGCCTCACCGCCGCCGAGATGGACGCCATGCCCAAGCTGGAGCTGGTCTGCACGCTGGGCGTGGGCTATGAGCGGGTCGAGATCGACGCCGCCCGCGCACGCGGCATCGCCCTGGCCAACGGCGCCGGCACCAATGACGACTCGGTGGCCGACCAGGCGCTGGGCCTGCTGATTGCCGCCGTGCGCCGCATTCCGCAGAGCGACCGCGCCTGCCGCGACGGCATCTGGCGCGACGCGCTGCCCATGTCGCCGCAGGTCTCCGGCAAGCGCATGGGCATCCTCGGCCTGGGCACCATCGGCCGCAAGATCGCGCAGCGCGCGCGTGGCTTTGACATCGAGGTGGGCTACCACAACCGCAAGCCGCGCGAGGGCGTGCCCTACACCTACTTCAGCACGCTCACCGCGCTGGCCGAGTGGTGCGACTTCCTGATCGTGGCCACGCCCGGCGGCGCCGGCACGCTGCACATGGTCAACGCCGAAGTGCTGACGGCGCTCGGGCCGCGCGGCTACCTGGTCAACATCGCGCGCGGCAGCGTGGTCGATACCGCCGCCCTGGCCGACGCGCTGGCCCACCACCGCATCGCCGGCGCCGCGCTGGACGTGTACGAGAGCGAGCCCGAGCGCCCCGAGACCCTGCTCGGCTTCCCGGAGCTGGTGCTGTCCCCACACGTCAGCGGCCGCTCGCCCGAGGCGATCCAGAACACCGTGAGCCGCTTCATTGCCAATGCCGATGGGCACTTTGCGGGGCAGGGCGTTGTATCGCCGATCTGA
- a CDS encoding acyl-CoA thioesterase: protein MTDSRSPHDLALPTDKELVLKVIPQPSDCNANGDIFGGWVMAQVDLAGSVIPARHAKGRMATVAVKEFIFKQPVRVGDILSFFGSLVRIGRTSITVQVEVYAERFIAQGRYVKVTEATLTYVAIDENGQPRPVPQD, encoded by the coding sequence ATGACCGACTCTCGCAGCCCCCACGACCTCGCATTGCCCACCGACAAGGAACTGGTACTGAAGGTGATCCCGCAGCCTTCGGACTGCAACGCCAATGGCGACATCTTCGGTGGCTGGGTCATGGCCCAGGTCGATCTGGCCGGCTCGGTCATCCCCGCGCGCCACGCCAAGGGCCGCATGGCAACCGTGGCGGTGAAGGAGTTCATCTTCAAGCAGCCGGTGCGCGTGGGCGACATCCTGTCCTTCTTTGGCTCGCTGGTGCGCATTGGCCGCACCTCGATCACGGTGCAGGTCGAGGTCTATGCCGAACGCTTTATCGCCCAAGGGCGCTATGTGAAGGTGACGGAAGCTACCTTGACTTATGTAGCCATAGACGAAAACGGCCAACCAAGGCCCGTGCCGCAGGACTAG